In a genomic window of Tripterygium wilfordii isolate XIE 37 chromosome 8, ASM1340144v1, whole genome shotgun sequence:
- the LOC120004512 gene encoding polypyrimidine tract-binding protein homolog 2-like isoform X4 → MHALSTLMSYIWAISRQYLQWQLSASWERAHVFSAFGFVHKITTFEKTAGFQALVQFSDSETASSAKNALDGRSIPRYLLPEHLGPCSLRITYSGHTDLSVKFQSHRSRDYTNPYLPIAPSAIEASGQFSVGVDGKKLEPESNVLLASIENMQYAVTLDVLHMVFSAFGPVQKIAMFDKNGGLQALIQYPDVKTAVVAKEALEGHCIYDGGFCKLHISYSRHTDLSIKVNNDRSRDYTIPNGPMVNSQPSILGQQPVQMQGHVAQQYNGAQFGPTPEQLMMPQPSAGWGVSVPASQQTISMHMNNPPYMPPGAMLTQMGPGMMYPPSQSGPQYPPPMPPYR, encoded by the exons ATGCACGCCTTGTCAACATTGATGTCTTACATCTG GGCCATTTCCAGGCAATATCTTCAGTGGCAGCTTAGTGCATCATGGGAAAGAGCGCAT GTGTTCTCAGCCTTTGGATTTGTGCACAAGATTACTACCTTCGAGAAGACAGCTGGATTCCAG GCATTGGTGCAATTCTCTGATTCAGAAACTGCATCATCTGCAAAAAATGCCTTGGATGGAAGAAGCATCCCTAG GTATTTGCTTCCTGAACATCTAGGACCATGTAGCCTTAGGATCACATATTCTGGTCATACGGATTTGAGTGTAAAATTCCAGAGCCACCGGAGCAG GGACTACACGAATCCTTATCTTCCTATTGCTCCATCAGCAATCGAGGCAAGTGGCCAA TTTAGTGTGGGTGTTGATGGCAAGAAACTTGAACCAGAGAGTAATGTTCTTCTTGCTTCCATTGAGAACATGCAGTATGCTGTCACCTTGGATGTTTTACATATG GTTTTTTCTGCTTTTGGTCCCGTCCAGAAGATTGCTATGTTTGATAAGAATGGTGGGCTTCAGGCTTTAATTCAATACCCTG ATGTTAAGACAGCTGTCGTTGCCAAGGAAGCCCTGGAAGGACACTGCATCTATGATGGAGGGTTTTGCAAGCTTCATATATCATATTCGCGCCACACTGATCTCAGTATAAAG GTTAATAATGATCGGAGTAGGGACTATACAATCCCCAATGGTCCCATGGTGAATTCCCAACCCTCCATCCTTGGACAACAGCCAGTTCAAATGCAAGGACATGTTGCTCAACAGTACAATGGAGCTCAGTTTGGCCCAACTCCAGAGCAGCTTATGATGCCTCAGCCCTCAGCTGGCTGGGGTGTTTCTGTTCCAGCATCACAGCAAACCATCTCAATGCATATGAATAATCCTCCTTACATGCCACCTGGGGCTATGCTGACTCAAATGGGCCCGGGAATGATGTACCCGCCGAGCCAGAGTGGCCCACAGTACCCCCCACCAATGCCCCCGTACAGATAG
- the LOC120004512 gene encoding polypyrimidine tract-binding protein homolog 2-like isoform X1: MSSVSSQPQFRYTQPPSKVLHLRNLPWECTEEELIELGKPFGKVVNTKCNVGANQNQAFIEFADLNQAIAMITYYSQSSEPAQVRGKTVYLQYSNRQEIVNNKTTADVAGNVLLVTIEGSDARLVNIDVLHLVFSAFGFVHKITTFEKTAGFQALVQFSDSETASSAKNALDGRSIPRYLLPEHLGPCSLRITYSGHTDLSVKFQSHRSRDYTNPYLPIAPSAIEASGQFSVGVDGKKLEPESNVLLASIENMQYAVTLDVLHMVFSAFGPVQKIAMFDKNGGLQALIQYPDVKTAVVAKEALEGHCIYDGGFCKLHISYSRHTDLSIKVNNDRSRDYTIPNGPMVNSQPSILGQQPVQMQGHVAQQYNGAQFGPTPEQLMMPQPSAGWGVSVPASQQTISMHMNNPPYMPPGAMLTQMGPGMMYPPSQSGPQYPPPMPPYR; the protein is encoded by the exons ATGTCATCCGTGTCTAGTCAGCCTCAGTTCCGTTACACACAACCTCCATCTAAGGTGCTACATTTGAGAAACTTGCCATGGGAGTGCACAGAGGAGGAACTGATTGAACTTGGAAAGCCCTTTGGAAAAGTTGTGAATACAAAGTGTAATGTTGGAGCAAATCAAAATCAAGCTTTTATTGAATTT GCTGATTTGAATCAAGCCATAGCAATGATAACATATTACAGCCAATCGTCTGAGCCTGCTCAAGTACGGGGAAAGACTGTCTACTTGCAATATTCTAATAGACAAGAGATAGTTAACAACAAAACAACAGCAGATGTTGCTGGAAACGTACTGCTTGTAACAATTGAGGGTAGTGATGCACGCCTTGTCAACATTGATGTCTTACATCTG GTGTTCTCAGCCTTTGGATTTGTGCACAAGATTACTACCTTCGAGAAGACAGCTGGATTCCAG GCATTGGTGCAATTCTCTGATTCAGAAACTGCATCATCTGCAAAAAATGCCTTGGATGGAAGAAGCATCCCTAG GTATTTGCTTCCTGAACATCTAGGACCATGTAGCCTTAGGATCACATATTCTGGTCATACGGATTTGAGTGTAAAATTCCAGAGCCACCGGAGCAG GGACTACACGAATCCTTATCTTCCTATTGCTCCATCAGCAATCGAGGCAAGTGGCCAA TTTAGTGTGGGTGTTGATGGCAAGAAACTTGAACCAGAGAGTAATGTTCTTCTTGCTTCCATTGAGAACATGCAGTATGCTGTCACCTTGGATGTTTTACATATG GTTTTTTCTGCTTTTGGTCCCGTCCAGAAGATTGCTATGTTTGATAAGAATGGTGGGCTTCAGGCTTTAATTCAATACCCTG ATGTTAAGACAGCTGTCGTTGCCAAGGAAGCCCTGGAAGGACACTGCATCTATGATGGAGGGTTTTGCAAGCTTCATATATCATATTCGCGCCACACTGATCTCAGTATAAAG GTTAATAATGATCGGAGTAGGGACTATACAATCCCCAATGGTCCCATGGTGAATTCCCAACCCTCCATCCTTGGACAACAGCCAGTTCAAATGCAAGGACATGTTGCTCAACAGTACAATGGAGCTCAGTTTGGCCCAACTCCAGAGCAGCTTATGATGCCTCAGCCCTCAGCTGGCTGGGGTGTTTCTGTTCCAGCATCACAGCAAACCATCTCAATGCATATGAATAATCCTCCTTACATGCCACCTGGGGCTATGCTGACTCAAATGGGCCCGGGAATGATGTACCCGCCGAGCCAGAGTGGCCCACAGTACCCCCCACCAATGCCCCCGTACAGATAG
- the LOC120004512 gene encoding polypyrimidine tract-binding protein homolog 2-like isoform X2 has translation MSSVSSQPQFRYTQPPSKVLHLRNLPWECTEEELIELGKPFGKVVNTKCNVGANQNQAFIEFADLNQAIAMITYYSQSSEPAQVRGKTVYLQYSNRQEIVNNKTTADVAGNVLLVTIEGSDARLVNIDVLHLVFSAFGFVHKITTFEKTAGFQALVQFSDSETASSAKNALDGRSIPRYLLPEHLGPCSLRITYSGHTDLSVKFQSHRSRDYTNPYLPIAPSAIEFSVGVDGKKLEPESNVLLASIENMQYAVTLDVLHMVFSAFGPVQKIAMFDKNGGLQALIQYPDVKTAVVAKEALEGHCIYDGGFCKLHISYSRHTDLSIKVNNDRSRDYTIPNGPMVNSQPSILGQQPVQMQGHVAQQYNGAQFGPTPEQLMMPQPSAGWGVSVPASQQTISMHMNNPPYMPPGAMLTQMGPGMMYPPSQSGPQYPPPMPPYR, from the exons ATGTCATCCGTGTCTAGTCAGCCTCAGTTCCGTTACACACAACCTCCATCTAAGGTGCTACATTTGAGAAACTTGCCATGGGAGTGCACAGAGGAGGAACTGATTGAACTTGGAAAGCCCTTTGGAAAAGTTGTGAATACAAAGTGTAATGTTGGAGCAAATCAAAATCAAGCTTTTATTGAATTT GCTGATTTGAATCAAGCCATAGCAATGATAACATATTACAGCCAATCGTCTGAGCCTGCTCAAGTACGGGGAAAGACTGTCTACTTGCAATATTCTAATAGACAAGAGATAGTTAACAACAAAACAACAGCAGATGTTGCTGGAAACGTACTGCTTGTAACAATTGAGGGTAGTGATGCACGCCTTGTCAACATTGATGTCTTACATCTG GTGTTCTCAGCCTTTGGATTTGTGCACAAGATTACTACCTTCGAGAAGACAGCTGGATTCCAG GCATTGGTGCAATTCTCTGATTCAGAAACTGCATCATCTGCAAAAAATGCCTTGGATGGAAGAAGCATCCCTAG GTATTTGCTTCCTGAACATCTAGGACCATGTAGCCTTAGGATCACATATTCTGGTCATACGGATTTGAGTGTAAAATTCCAGAGCCACCGGAGCAG GGACTACACGAATCCTTATCTTCCTATTGCTCCATCAGCAATCGAG TTTAGTGTGGGTGTTGATGGCAAGAAACTTGAACCAGAGAGTAATGTTCTTCTTGCTTCCATTGAGAACATGCAGTATGCTGTCACCTTGGATGTTTTACATATG GTTTTTTCTGCTTTTGGTCCCGTCCAGAAGATTGCTATGTTTGATAAGAATGGTGGGCTTCAGGCTTTAATTCAATACCCTG ATGTTAAGACAGCTGTCGTTGCCAAGGAAGCCCTGGAAGGACACTGCATCTATGATGGAGGGTTTTGCAAGCTTCATATATCATATTCGCGCCACACTGATCTCAGTATAAAG GTTAATAATGATCGGAGTAGGGACTATACAATCCCCAATGGTCCCATGGTGAATTCCCAACCCTCCATCCTTGGACAACAGCCAGTTCAAATGCAAGGACATGTTGCTCAACAGTACAATGGAGCTCAGTTTGGCCCAACTCCAGAGCAGCTTATGATGCCTCAGCCCTCAGCTGGCTGGGGTGTTTCTGTTCCAGCATCACAGCAAACCATCTCAATGCATATGAATAATCCTCCTTACATGCCACCTGGGGCTATGCTGACTCAAATGGGCCCGGGAATGATGTACCCGCCGAGCCAGAGTGGCCCACAGTACCCCCCACCAATGCCCCCGTACAGATAG
- the LOC120004510 gene encoding ATP-dependent zinc metalloprotease FTSH 11, chloroplastic/mitochondrial-like — MTSTLQAFLLCKPSLSQSSTPSTKSHRQLVLCSHRWHHYHSAGSLSFHKLSLFTHLISRLCPRRNSILCTLQPDNASLSPELTDSSVDTTNSGFLESKSDEVDVDSVGSLGFEALEFGKSEFGEVNIENVVEDVRMEGTLAEKEEGNGKFPVVVFLMGLWAMARRGAERALSWDWLSWFPFWRQGKRLERLIEEADANPKDATKQSALLAELNKHSPESVIKRFEQRDHAVDSRGVAEYLRALVITNAIAEYLPDEQSGKPSSLPALLQELKQRASGNMDEPFLSPGISEKQPLHVVMIDPKVSNKSRFTQELISTILFTVAVGLVWFMGAAGLQKYIGSLGGIGASGVGSSSSYAPKELNKEVMPEKNVKTFKDVKGCDDAKQELEEVVEYLKNPSKFTRLGGKLPKGILLTGAPGTGKTLLAKAIAGEAGVPFFYRAGSEFEEMFVGVGARRVRSLFQAAKKKAPCIIFIDEIDAVGSTRKQWEGHTKKTLHQLLVEMDGFEQNEGIILMAATNFPDILDPALTRPGRFDRHIVVPSPDVKGRQDILELYLQDKPLADDIDVKAIARGTPGFNGADLANLVNIAAIKAAVEGAEKVTADQLEFAKDRIVMGTERKTMFVSEESKKLTAYHESGHAIVAFNTEGAHPIHKATIMPRGTALGMVTQLPSSDETSISRKQLLARIDVCMGGRVAEEIIFGQDHITTGASSDLQTATELAQYMVSNCGMSEAIGPIHIKERPSSEMQSCIDAEVVKLLREAYDRVKALLKKHEEALHALANALLEYETLNAEAIKRILLPYRQERVIEQQEQQEGDLVFA, encoded by the exons ATGACTAGTACTCTACAAGCTTTTCTTCTCTGCAAACCGTCACTCTCTCAGAGTTCTACTCCTTCAACGAAATCTCACCGACAGCTCGTTCTCTGCTCACATCGGTGGCACCACTACCATTCCGCTGGCTCTCTCTCCTTCCACAAGTTGTCTCTGTTTACCCATCTAATTTCCCGATTATGCCCCCGTCGTAACTCAATCCTTTGCACATTGCAACCGGATAACGCAAGTTTGAGTCCGGAATTGACTGACTCTTCTGTGGATACTACGAATTCAGGTTTTTTAGAATCTAAATCTGACGAAGTGGATGTTGACAGTGTTGGCAGTTTGGGGTTCGAGGCGTTGGAGTTTGGCAAAAGTGAGTTTGGTGAGGTGAACATAGAGAATGTGGTGGAGGACGTAAGGATGGAGGGGACTTTGGCGGAGAAGGAAGAGGGGAATGGTAAATTCCCGGTAGTGGTGTTTCTGATGGGGCTTTGGGCCATGGCGAGGAGAGGAGCGGAGAGGGCCTTGTCGTGGGATTGGTTGAGTTGGTTCCCCTTTTGGCGTCAGGGGAAGCGTCTGGAACGGCTTATTGAGGAGGCTGATGCCAATCCAAAGGATGCTACTAAGCAGAGTGCTCTTTTAGCGGAGCTCAATAAACACAG tcCTGAATCTGTAATCAAGCGTTTTGAACAACGGGACCATGCTGTAGATAGTAGAGGAGTTGCGGAATATCTTCGAGCACTTGTGATCACAAATGCTATTGCTGAATATCTTCCGGATGAGCAATCTGGAAAGCCTTCAAGTCTTCCTGCTTTG TTGCAAGAACTGAAGCAACGTGCATCAGGGAATATGGATGAGCCCTTTCTGAGCCCTGGCATATCAGAAAAGCAGCCATTGCATGTGGTTATG ATTGACCCTAAAGtatcaaacaaatcaagattcaCGCAAGAGCTTATTTCAACTATCTTGTTTACTGTTGCTGTTGGATTAGTATG GTTTATGGGTGCTGCTGGACTTCAGAAGTATATAGGGAGCTTGGGTGGAATTGGAGCTTCAGGTGTTGGCTCAAGTTCTTCCTATGCTCCGAAGGAATTAAATAAGGAAGTAATGCCAGAGAAG AATGTTAAAACATTCAAGGATGTAAAAGGCTGTGATGATGCTAAACAAGAGCTTGAGGAAGTGGTGGAATACCTAAAAAATCCATCAAAGTTTACTCGCCTTGGAGGAAAGTTGCCCAAG GGAATCCTTTTGACAGGAGCGCCTGGAACAGGAAAAACGCTGCTTGCAAAG GCTATTGCTGGAGAAGCCGGAGTCCCTTTCTTCTACAGAGCAGGATCAGAATTTGAGGAGAT GTTTGTTGGAGTCGGTGCACGGCGTGTAAGATCCTTATTTCAAGCTGCCAAAAAGAAG GCTCCTTGCATCATTTTCATTGATGAGATAGATGCTGTTGGATCTACACGAAAACAATGGGAAGGGCATACAAAGAAAACATTGCATCAGCTGCTTGTTGAAATGGATGGTTTTGAGCAGAATGAG GGGATAATATTGATGGCTGCTACAAACTTTCCTGATATTCTTGATCCAGCTTTGACAAGGCCAGGTAGATTTGATAGACAT ATTGTTGTTCCAAGTCCAGACGTGAAGGGTCGTCAAGATATTTTAGAGCTGTATCTACAAGATAAACCATTGGCTGATGATATAGATGTTAAAGCTATTGCCCGTGGTACGCCAGGATTCAATGGAGCAG ATCTTGCAAACTTAGTAAACATTGCAGCCATTAAAGCTGCTGTTGAAGGTGCAGAGAAGGTAACCGCTGATCAGTTGGAGTTTGCAAAAGACAGGATAGTCATGGGCACCGAGCGGAAGACAATGTTTGTATCAGAAGAGTCAAAAAAG CTTACTGCATATCATGAAAGTGGACATGCTATTGTTGCTTTCAACACTGAGGGTGCACATCCAATTCACAAAGCAACAATAATGCCCCGTGGAACTGCTCTAGGAATGGTGACACAGCTCCCTTCAAGTGATGAAACATCTATCAGCAGAAAGCAGTTATTAGCTCGTATTGATGTGTGCATGGGAGGGAGAGTTGCGGAAGAGATCATCTTTGGTCAAGATCATATCACGACAGGAGCGAGTAGTGATCTTCAAACAGCCACGGAGCTTGCCCAATATATG GTATCAAATTGTGGGATGAGTGAGGCAATTGGGCCCATTCATATAAAGGAAAGACCAAGTTCAGAAATGCAATCGTGTATTGATGCTGAA GTGGTGAAACTCTTAAGGGAAGCATATGATCGGGTGAAAGCTTTATTAAAAAAG CACGAGGAAGCCTTACATGCACTAGCGAACGCACTTTTGGAGTATGAGACTCTAAATGCAGAAGCAATAAAGCGTATTCTTTTGCCTTATCGGCAAGAGCGGGTAATTgaacaacaagaacaacaagaAGGGGATCTTGTGTTCGCTTAA
- the LOC120004513 gene encoding abscisic acid receptor PYL8-like → MNGNSNINEFGSAESEYIRRHHRPDLAENQCSSALVKHIKAPVPLVWSLVRRFDQPQKYKPFVSRCVTQGNLEIGSLREVDVKSGLPATTSTERLELLDDDEHILSIRIIGGDHRLRNYSSIISLHPEIIDGRPGTLVIESFVVDVPDGNTKDETCYFIEALIKCNLKSLADVSERLAVQDRTEPIDQI, encoded by the exons ATGAATGGGAACAGTAACATTAATGAATTTGGGAGTGCAGAGAGTGAGTACATAAGGAGGCATCACAGGCCCGACCTAGCAGAGAATCAGTGTAGCTCCGCTCTTGTCAAGCATATCAAAGCCCCTGTTCCTCTc GTTTGGTCTTTGGTAAGGAGATTCGATCAACCGCAGAAGTATAAGCCTTTTGTCAGCAGGTGTGTCACTCAGGGAAATCTTGAGATTGGGAGTCTTAGAGAAGTTGACGTCAAGTCTGGACTTCCTGCCACTACAAGTACTGAGAGATTGGAGcttcttgatgatgatgaacatatCCTTAGTATCAGAATCATTGGTGGGGATCACAGACTAAGG AATTATTCTTCAATTATATCCCTCCATCCGGAGATAATTGATGGCAGACCAGGGACTCTAGTGATTGAGTCATTTGTGGTTGATGTTCCTGATGGTAACACAAAGGATGAGACATGCTATTTTATTGAAGCATTGATCAAGTGCAATCTCAAATCACTTGCTGATGTCTCGGAGCGGCTTGCAGTGCAGGATCGAACTGAGCCCATTGATCAGATCTGA
- the LOC120004512 gene encoding polypyrimidine tract-binding protein homolog 2-like isoform X3, with protein MHALSTLMSYICRAISRQYLQWQLSASWERAHVFSAFGFVHKITTFEKTAGFQALVQFSDSETASSAKNALDGRSIPRYLLPEHLGPCSLRITYSGHTDLSVKFQSHRSRDYTNPYLPIAPSAIEASGQFSVGVDGKKLEPESNVLLASIENMQYAVTLDVLHMVFSAFGPVQKIAMFDKNGGLQALIQYPDVKTAVVAKEALEGHCIYDGGFCKLHISYSRHTDLSIKVNNDRSRDYTIPNGPMVNSQPSILGQQPVQMQGHVAQQYNGAQFGPTPEQLMMPQPSAGWGVSVPASQQTISMHMNNPPYMPPGAMLTQMGPGMMYPPSQSGPQYPPPMPPYR; from the exons ATGCACGCCTTGTCAACATTGATGTCTTACATCTG CAGGGCCATTTCCAGGCAATATCTTCAGTGGCAGCTTAGTGCATCATGGGAAAGAGCGCAT GTGTTCTCAGCCTTTGGATTTGTGCACAAGATTACTACCTTCGAGAAGACAGCTGGATTCCAG GCATTGGTGCAATTCTCTGATTCAGAAACTGCATCATCTGCAAAAAATGCCTTGGATGGAAGAAGCATCCCTAG GTATTTGCTTCCTGAACATCTAGGACCATGTAGCCTTAGGATCACATATTCTGGTCATACGGATTTGAGTGTAAAATTCCAGAGCCACCGGAGCAG GGACTACACGAATCCTTATCTTCCTATTGCTCCATCAGCAATCGAGGCAAGTGGCCAA TTTAGTGTGGGTGTTGATGGCAAGAAACTTGAACCAGAGAGTAATGTTCTTCTTGCTTCCATTGAGAACATGCAGTATGCTGTCACCTTGGATGTTTTACATATG GTTTTTTCTGCTTTTGGTCCCGTCCAGAAGATTGCTATGTTTGATAAGAATGGTGGGCTTCAGGCTTTAATTCAATACCCTG ATGTTAAGACAGCTGTCGTTGCCAAGGAAGCCCTGGAAGGACACTGCATCTATGATGGAGGGTTTTGCAAGCTTCATATATCATATTCGCGCCACACTGATCTCAGTATAAAG GTTAATAATGATCGGAGTAGGGACTATACAATCCCCAATGGTCCCATGGTGAATTCCCAACCCTCCATCCTTGGACAACAGCCAGTTCAAATGCAAGGACATGTTGCTCAACAGTACAATGGAGCTCAGTTTGGCCCAACTCCAGAGCAGCTTATGATGCCTCAGCCCTCAGCTGGCTGGGGTGTTTCTGTTCCAGCATCACAGCAAACCATCTCAATGCATATGAATAATCCTCCTTACATGCCACCTGGGGCTATGCTGACTCAAATGGGCCCGGGAATGATGTACCCGCCGAGCCAGAGTGGCCCACAGTACCCCCCACCAATGCCCCCGTACAGATAG